The proteins below come from a single Eucalyptus grandis isolate ANBG69807.140 chromosome 3, ASM1654582v1, whole genome shotgun sequence genomic window:
- the LOC104437433 gene encoding protein DETOXIFICATION 16 isoform X2, giving the protein MASALDTFCGQSYGAKQYHMLGIHKQRAMIVLLLASIPLAIIWANTGQILLFFKQDPQISAEAGSYARFMIPSIFAYALLQCHVRFLQTQNNVVPMMVSSGITTFLHIFICWFLVFKSGLGNKGAALANAISYWINVLLLAIYVRISPSCKRTWTGFSKEAFHGIPEFLKLAIPSAVMICFEIWSFEMMVLLSGLLPNPKLETSVLSISLNTCSLVYMIPLGLSGSISTRVSNELGAGRPRAARLAIYVSLMMVATEGLLAGTLMIFCRRAWGYLYSTEEEIVNYVGDMLVLIATSNLIDGIQSVLSGIARGCGWQKIGAVINLGAYYLLGIPVAILLAFVCHFGGKGLWTGIIVALFAQALLLAILTGCTDWEKEAKKATDRVHSTVRPAAGSLS; this is encoded by the exons ATGGCAAGTGCATTGGATACATTTTGCGGTCAGTCTTATGGAGCTAAGCAATACCACATGCTTGGTATCCACAAGCAGAGGGCCATGATCGTTCTCCTATTGGCTAGCATTCCACTAGCTATCATTTGGGCCAACACTGGCCAAATCCTTCTATTCTTCAAGCAAGATCCTCAGATATCCGCAGAGGCAGGATCCTATGCTCGCTTCATGATCCCCAGCATTTTCGCATATGCGCTCCTGCAGTGCCACGTCAGGTTTCTGCAGACGCAGAATAATGTTGTTCCAATGATGGTCAGTTCAGGAATCACCACCTTCCTGCATATTTTCATATGTTGGTTTCTGGTGTTCAAGTCAGGACTCGGAAACAAAGGCGCTGCTTTGGCAAATGCTATCTCGTACTGGATAAACGTGCTGTTACTGGCAATATATGTTAGAATTTCACCGTCTTGCAAAAGAACTTGGACTGGTTTCTCCAAGGAAGCCTTTCATGGGATTCCTGAATTTCTGAAATTAGCAATTCCTTCTGCTGTCATGATCTG CTTCGAGATTTGGTCCTTTGAAATGATGGTCTTATTATCAGGACTTCTTCCCAACCCAAAACTCGAAACATCAGTCCTCTCAATCAG CCTGAATACCTGCTCCTTGGTTTACATGATACCTCTAGGACTCAGTGGTTCAATAAG CACGAGAGTTTCAAATGAATTGGGTGCTGGAAGACCACGAGCAGCACGTTTGGCAATTTATGTTTCCTTAATGATGGTCGCCACAGAAGGCTTGCTTGCTGGTACTCTCATGATCTTCTGTCGAAGGGCGTGGGGCTACCTCTATAGTacagaagaagaaatagtgaACTATGTAGGAGATATGTTGGTACTAATCGCAACTTCCAATCTTATCGATGGCATTCAGTCTGTGCTTTCAG GCATTGCAAGAGGATGTGGATGGCAAAAGATTGGAGCTGTCATCAATTTGGGTGCCTACTATTTGCTGGGTATTCCAGTGGCCATACTCCTAGCTTTTGTCTGTCACTTTGGTGGAAAG GGCCTCTGGACGGGGATTATAGTTGCACTCTTTGCGCAAGCATTGTTACTTGCGATCCTAACAGGATGTACGGATTGGGAGAAAGAG GCAAAGAAAGCCACTGACAGAGTCCATAGCACCGTGAGGCCTGCCGCTGGATCGTTGTCATAA
- the LOC104437433 gene encoding protein DETOXIFICATION 16 isoform X1: MDVEEQKQHLESLLLAVPREKAASTLGNGFNKDEIFSEIKQQLSLAGPLVSVNLMIYCLQVISVMFVGHLGELALSGASMATSFASVTGFSMLTGMASALDTFCGQSYGAKQYHMLGIHKQRAMIVLLLASIPLAIIWANTGQILLFFKQDPQISAEAGSYARFMIPSIFAYALLQCHVRFLQTQNNVVPMMVSSGITTFLHIFICWFLVFKSGLGNKGAALANAISYWINVLLLAIYVRISPSCKRTWTGFSKEAFHGIPEFLKLAIPSAVMICFEIWSFEMMVLLSGLLPNPKLETSVLSISLNTCSLVYMIPLGLSGSISTRVSNELGAGRPRAARLAIYVSLMMVATEGLLAGTLMIFCRRAWGYLYSTEEEIVNYVGDMLVLIATSNLIDGIQSVLSGIARGCGWQKIGAVINLGAYYLLGIPVAILLAFVCHFGGKGLWTGIIVALFAQALLLAILTGCTDWEKEAKKATDRVHSTVRPAAGSLS; encoded by the exons ATGGATGTGGAAGAACAGAAACAGCATTTGGAGTCACTCCTGTTAGCGGTTCCCCGGGAGAAGGCGGCATCCACGTTGGGAAATGGATTCAACAAAGATGAAATTTTCTCGGAAATAAAGCAGCAACTGTCATTGGCTGGGCCATTGGTATCGGTGAACCTGATGATATATTGTTTGCAGGTGATCTCGGTGATGTTTGTGGGTCATCTTGGAGAGCTAGCACTTTCCGGGGCTTCCATGGCCACGTCATTCGCTTCTGTGACTGGCTTTAGTATGTTG ACAGGAATGGCAAGTGCATTGGATACATTTTGCGGTCAGTCTTATGGAGCTAAGCAATACCACATGCTTGGTATCCACAAGCAGAGGGCCATGATCGTTCTCCTATTGGCTAGCATTCCACTAGCTATCATTTGGGCCAACACTGGCCAAATCCTTCTATTCTTCAAGCAAGATCCTCAGATATCCGCAGAGGCAGGATCCTATGCTCGCTTCATGATCCCCAGCATTTTCGCATATGCGCTCCTGCAGTGCCACGTCAGGTTTCTGCAGACGCAGAATAATGTTGTTCCAATGATGGTCAGTTCAGGAATCACCACCTTCCTGCATATTTTCATATGTTGGTTTCTGGTGTTCAAGTCAGGACTCGGAAACAAAGGCGCTGCTTTGGCAAATGCTATCTCGTACTGGATAAACGTGCTGTTACTGGCAATATATGTTAGAATTTCACCGTCTTGCAAAAGAACTTGGACTGGTTTCTCCAAGGAAGCCTTTCATGGGATTCCTGAATTTCTGAAATTAGCAATTCCTTCTGCTGTCATGATCTG CTTCGAGATTTGGTCCTTTGAAATGATGGTCTTATTATCAGGACTTCTTCCCAACCCAAAACTCGAAACATCAGTCCTCTCAATCAG CCTGAATACCTGCTCCTTGGTTTACATGATACCTCTAGGACTCAGTGGTTCAATAAG CACGAGAGTTTCAAATGAATTGGGTGCTGGAAGACCACGAGCAGCACGTTTGGCAATTTATGTTTCCTTAATGATGGTCGCCACAGAAGGCTTGCTTGCTGGTACTCTCATGATCTTCTGTCGAAGGGCGTGGGGCTACCTCTATAGTacagaagaagaaatagtgaACTATGTAGGAGATATGTTGGTACTAATCGCAACTTCCAATCTTATCGATGGCATTCAGTCTGTGCTTTCAG GCATTGCAAGAGGATGTGGATGGCAAAAGATTGGAGCTGTCATCAATTTGGGTGCCTACTATTTGCTGGGTATTCCAGTGGCCATACTCCTAGCTTTTGTCTGTCACTTTGGTGGAAAG GGCCTCTGGACGGGGATTATAGTTGCACTCTTTGCGCAAGCATTGTTACTTGCGATCCTAACAGGATGTACGGATTGGGAGAAAGAG GCAAAGAAAGCCACTGACAGAGTCCATAGCACCGTGAGGCCTGCCGCTGGATCGTTGTCATAA